From a single Paenibacillus sp. FSL R5-0345 genomic region:
- a CDS encoding MgtC/SapB family protein yields the protein MDFHIESLIKLLVAMLFGLFIGIDRQIKQKPLGIRTSMVISIASCLVTVVSIHAFDKFAGPEHPNMDPMRLAAQIVSGIGFLGAGVILRRGGDAISGLTSAALIWTASGIGIAVGAGFYIEAAYAVILLMFAVNLVPHLIRSIGPEVLNKHEVSVRIIMEANFVLTEVIQKIERPQVSTQRSTRSPSRAIRRMKIKDLEDGRQMIDMVISAPDKDYATEIYYDVKKIDHVMSVEVEQL from the coding sequence ATGGATTTTCATATTGAATCATTAATTAAGCTATTAGTGGCCATGCTGTTCGGGCTGTTCATCGGGATTGACCGACAGATCAAGCAGAAACCGCTGGGGATTCGGACCAGTATGGTCATAAGCATCGCCTCTTGTCTTGTAACAGTAGTGTCTATTCATGCCTTTGATAAGTTTGCAGGACCAGAGCATCCGAATATGGATCCGATGCGACTGGCTGCACAGATTGTCAGTGGGATAGGGTTCTTGGGTGCTGGTGTTATATTACGAAGAGGCGGAGATGCGATATCAGGTCTCACTTCGGCAGCACTTATCTGGACAGCTTCTGGAATTGGTATAGCTGTGGGCGCAGGCTTCTATATTGAAGCAGCCTATGCGGTTATTCTTCTGATGTTTGCGGTGAATTTGGTTCCTCATTTAATTCGCTCCATTGGTCCTGAAGTACTTAATAAGCACGAAGTTTCGGTTAGAATCATCATGGAAGCCAATTTTGTGCTTACTGAAGTGATCCAAAAAATCGAGCGGCCTCAAGTTAGTACTCAACGAAGTACTAGAAGTCCATCTCGGGCAATCCGCAGAATGAAAATTAAGGATTTGGAAGATGGAAGACAAATGATCGATATGGTGATTTCAGCACCGGATAAAGATTATGCAACAGAGATCTATTATGATGTGAAGAAAATTGATCATGTCATGAGCGTTGAAGTGGAACAGCTGTAA
- a CDS encoding aldose 1-epimerase — translation MSITAYEGQYEGEAAIWLKAGRYEAAILPGIGGNLICFRDTENGYRFLHEPGAEEMEAFKASPGIHGIPVLFPPNRYEDGKFPWNGQTYQLPVNEVATGNHLHGFLHTAAWEVEEFGSGKTESFVTVFIKVDENHPSYQYLPFKYTMKLRYTLGEGGLSQQVQVHNDGDDVMPCLLAFHTAINAPFAPGSTPQDYLVKATIGNRWELNDRMLPTGKFQELEPGETQLRDEGVNPYFASMDNHYTAVAQNGRNRMELTDSKAGVTLVYDVGTSYKQWMIWNNGASEQFFCPEPQINLVNAPMVDLPADEIGLFSLKPGEYWEESSRLYVK, via the coding sequence ATGTCTATCACAGCATATGAAGGGCAATATGAAGGAGAAGCAGCCATCTGGTTGAAAGCTGGCCGTTATGAGGCAGCTATACTACCAGGTATCGGCGGCAATTTGATCTGTTTCCGAGATACCGAAAACGGTTACCGGTTCTTGCATGAACCGGGCGCAGAGGAAATGGAAGCCTTCAAGGCAAGTCCAGGCATCCATGGTATTCCTGTATTATTTCCTCCGAATCGTTATGAAGATGGTAAATTTCCATGGAATGGTCAAACTTATCAACTCCCAGTAAATGAAGTCGCAACGGGCAACCATTTACACGGATTTTTACATACGGCAGCTTGGGAAGTGGAAGAGTTTGGTAGCGGGAAGACGGAAAGCTTCGTAACCGTATTCATCAAAGTGGATGAGAATCATCCTTCTTATCAATATTTGCCGTTTAAATACACAATGAAACTACGTTATACCCTTGGTGAAGGTGGCTTATCTCAACAGGTGCAAGTGCACAATGATGGTGATGATGTGATGCCTTGCTTGCTGGCATTCCATACCGCAATTAATGCACCATTCGCACCGGGTAGCACTCCACAAGATTATCTTGTAAAAGCTACCATCGGTAATCGCTGGGAACTGAATGACCGTATGCTTCCGACTGGTAAATTCCAAGAGCTGGAGCCGGGAGAAACTCAGCTTCGTGATGAAGGTGTGAATCCTTATTTTGCTTCGATGGACAACCATTACACGGCTGTTGCTCAGAACGGGCGTAACCGGATGGAGCTTACGGACAGCAAAGCTGGTGTAACTTTAGTTTATGATGTAGGGACTTCGTACAAGCAGTGGATGATCTGGAATAATGGTGCTTCTGAACAGTTCTTCTGCCCTGAACCGCAAATCAACCTGGTGAATGCGCCAATGGTAGATCTGCCAGCAGATGAGATCGGCTTGTTCAGCCTCAAACCAGGCGAATATTGGGAAGAAAGCAGTCGTCTGTATGTGAAATAG
- the thrS gene encoding threonine--tRNA ligase, whose protein sequence is MEIKVTLQNGTIREVLQGTTIKEAAGAISTSLKKSAVAGKIDGRSVDLNQPIEHDCQLEIVTLDSKDGLEIYRHSTAHIMAQAIKRIYGDKGVRLGIGPVIEDGFYYDIDIESPLSTDDLVAIEQEMARIIQENHPIVRRVVSRTEAIKLFEEMNEPLKLELIRDLPEDTVLSIYDQGEFSDLCRGPHLPSTGLIKAFKLLNVAGAYWRGDSNNKMLQRIYGTAFPKKAQLEDHLLFLEEAKKRDHRKLGKELELFMFSEEAPGMPFYLPKGMTIRTELENFARELQRQREYDEVRTPLMMNNRLWEQSGHWDHYKDNMYFTNVDETTFALKPMNCPGHMLIYKNNLHSYRELPIRIAEFGQVHRHEYSGALNGMMRVRTFCQDDAHLFVLPEQIEDEISRVISLIDHIYGVFGFEYRIELSTRPADYMGSEELWDQAEQSLQNVLNNLGIEYRVNEGDGAFYGPKIDFHILDALKRSWQCGTIQLDWQMPEKFDLTYIGEDNLKHRPVVIHRAVYGSIDRFMGIITEHYAGAFPLWLAPVQAKLLPVSENYVDYAFQVKQSLEQAGIRVEVDIRNEKLGYKIREAQLEKAPYMLVLGENEKNSGNVSVRKRGEGDLGSKSILDIIEQINEEIASKK, encoded by the coding sequence ATGGAGATCAAGGTAACACTGCAAAACGGAACAATTAGAGAGGTACTGCAAGGAACGACGATTAAAGAAGCAGCAGGTGCCATAAGTACCAGTCTGAAAAAAAGTGCTGTAGCTGGAAAAATTGATGGCAGATCCGTTGACTTAAACCAACCGATCGAACATGATTGCCAGCTCGAAATTGTTACGTTGGATAGCAAAGACGGCCTGGAAATTTATAGACACAGTACAGCACATATCATGGCACAAGCCATAAAACGTATATATGGAGATAAGGGTGTCCGGCTTGGCATAGGGCCAGTAATCGAAGACGGTTTCTATTATGACATTGATATTGAGTCACCTTTATCCACGGATGACCTTGTTGCAATCGAACAAGAGATGGCGAGAATTATTCAAGAGAATCACCCGATTGTCCGCCGTGTCGTTTCACGCACTGAAGCAATCAAGCTTTTTGAAGAGATGAACGAGCCCTTAAAGCTGGAGCTTATTCGTGATCTGCCGGAAGACACAGTATTATCTATTTATGATCAAGGTGAATTCTCGGATCTATGCCGAGGTCCACATCTTCCCTCTACTGGCTTGATCAAAGCCTTTAAGCTGTTAAATGTAGCTGGAGCCTACTGGCGTGGAGATTCCAATAATAAAATGCTGCAACGCATTTACGGAACTGCTTTTCCTAAGAAAGCTCAGCTTGAAGACCACTTGCTCTTTCTTGAAGAAGCTAAAAAACGTGATCATCGTAAGCTCGGCAAGGAACTGGAATTGTTCATGTTCTCTGAAGAAGCACCAGGTATGCCCTTCTATCTTCCCAAGGGAATGACAATCCGTACAGAGCTTGAAAACTTTGCCCGTGAATTACAAAGACAGAGAGAGTACGATGAAGTTCGTACACCGCTGATGATGAACAATCGGCTTTGGGAACAATCCGGGCACTGGGATCACTACAAAGACAATATGTACTTCACAAATGTAGACGAAACAACATTTGCCCTTAAACCGATGAACTGCCCGGGACATATGTTGATCTACAAAAATAATCTGCATTCCTACCGAGAGCTGCCTATCCGTATTGCGGAATTCGGTCAAGTACATCGCCACGAATATTCTGGCGCACTTAACGGGATGATGAGAGTTCGTACTTTCTGTCAGGATGATGCCCACCTCTTCGTTTTACCAGAGCAAATTGAGGATGAAATAAGCCGGGTAATCTCACTGATTGACCATATTTATGGAGTGTTTGGCTTTGAGTATAGAATTGAATTATCAACTCGTCCGGCAGATTATATGGGATCTGAAGAATTATGGGATCAGGCTGAACAATCTCTGCAAAATGTATTAAACAATCTCGGGATCGAGTATCGTGTGAATGAAGGTGATGGCGCGTTCTACGGACCTAAGATTGATTTTCATATCTTAGATGCGCTAAAACGAAGCTGGCAATGTGGGACCATCCAACTAGATTGGCAAATGCCAGAGAAATTCGATCTTACTTACATCGGGGAAGATAATCTTAAGCACCGCCCGGTCGTAATTCATCGCGCTGTTTATGGGTCGATTGATCGTTTTATGGGGATTATTACGGAGCATTATGCAGGAGCATTCCCGCTATGGCTGGCACCGGTTCAAGCGAAGTTATTGCCCGTCTCTGAGAACTACGTTGATTATGCATTTCAGGTGAAACAATCTTTAGAACAAGCTGGGATTCGTGTAGAGGTTGATATCCGAAATGAGAAGCTAGGATACAAAATTCGTGAAGCTCAGCTGGAAAAAGCTCCTTACATGCTCGTACTTGGTGAGAATGAGAAGAACTCTGGCAATGTATCCGTAAGAAAACGCGGCGAAGGAGATCTTGGCTCCAAGAGTATACTAGATATTATCGAGCAGATTAATGAAGAAATAGCTAGCAAAAAATAA
- a CDS encoding TraX family protein, translating to MDQRIQRHSYKGVTSQSFTGEAFSLDLSLWTVRIGNHVFDHCHMMLLVHSTQLHTIKSRGKNPEVEDLFIYGHHLRIGKGDEVLIGESMISTHLRRFDMQILAMLTMLIDHIGYIFFPEDIAWRYVGRIAFPIYCYGLVQGHIHTSSRPKYLFRLLIIAIIAQIPYNFAINPGGWNVVFTLLLSAIVLVILDKLPTLWLGIPVVIGAIALMDYFPIDYNAYGLLLVLIFRYTKSYWLVGAHLALNVFYMFYNFWTVQMLSIIPTLLIALTPALWGYLERHRVPRWVWWSFYPAHLLILGIFKGLIYNDWLSIEWRSLLNL from the coding sequence TTGGATCAACGGATTCAGCGCCACAGCTACAAAGGGGTAACTTCACAATCGTTTACTGGAGAAGCTTTCAGCCTGGACCTCTCTCTCTGGACAGTTCGTATAGGAAATCATGTCTTTGATCATTGCCATATGATGTTGCTCGTTCATAGTACTCAATTGCACACCATAAAGTCAAGAGGGAAAAACCCAGAAGTAGAGGATCTTTTTATTTATGGTCATCATTTGCGTATTGGCAAAGGAGATGAAGTACTCATTGGCGAAAGTATGATATCAACCCATTTAAGGAGGTTTGATATGCAGATTCTCGCTATGCTGACTATGCTAATCGACCATATTGGCTATATCTTTTTTCCAGAGGATATTGCTTGGAGATATGTAGGGAGAATAGCCTTTCCCATTTACTGTTACGGACTTGTGCAGGGACATATCCATACTTCATCCAGACCAAAATATTTGTTCCGACTGCTCATAATCGCTATTATTGCTCAGATTCCATACAATTTTGCAATTAATCCTGGCGGATGGAATGTTGTATTTACACTTCTGTTATCGGCAATCGTTTTGGTTATTTTGGATAAGCTTCCCACTCTATGGCTTGGTATACCTGTTGTCATTGGGGCTATCGCGTTAATGGATTATTTCCCTATAGACTATAATGCGTATGGTCTCCTATTAGTATTAATCTTCCGTTATACGAAGTCATACTGGCTTGTCGGAGCTCATTTAGCACTGAATGTATTCTATATGTTCTATAATTTTTGGACAGTGCAAATGCTTAGTATTATACCTACGCTGTTGATTGCTTTGACGCCTGCACTATGGGGATATTTAGAGCGTCACCGGGTGCCACGCTGGGTGTGGTGGTCTTTTTATCCAGCACATTTATTGATTTTGGGCATATTCAAGGGTCTGATTTACAATGATTGGCTTTCTATTGAATGGCGAAGTTTGTTGAATTTATAG